In a genomic window of Aeromonas veronii:
- the hdfR gene encoding HTH-type transcriptional regulator HdfR has product MDTELLRTFIEVSKTRHFGRAAENLYLTQSAVSFRIRQLEQQLGVSLFARHRNNIRLTASGERLLPYADAILHTLGRAKQDVALSPGFSQQLAIGAPAVFWELDFNDWLNHIYALAPGLAVRLETASREHLCRQLLERSLDLALLSEPTKIDEIALHPIGELVFELVSRDPAANADNLMQMPHIHLDWGTSFEPQPSRLQSLQKTPVLHSSSASMALQFVLANGGAAYLPRRMVSPFLEQGALHLVEGGQPLSRPLYLAYLEKSDRRELIDQLLTLPLGWHDAELRLNVE; this is encoded by the coding sequence ATGGATACCGAGCTGCTTCGGACCTTTATCGAGGTCAGCAAGACCCGGCACTTTGGCCGGGCTGCTGAAAATCTCTACCTGACCCAGTCGGCAGTGAGTTTCCGGATCCGTCAGCTAGAGCAGCAACTGGGTGTCAGTCTGTTTGCCCGTCATCGCAACAATATCCGCCTGACCGCCTCCGGTGAGCGTCTGCTGCCCTACGCAGACGCCATCTTGCATACCCTCGGTCGTGCCAAGCAGGATGTGGCGCTCTCGCCGGGATTCAGCCAGCAGTTGGCCATCGGCGCGCCCGCGGTGTTCTGGGAGCTCGATTTCAACGACTGGCTCAATCACATCTATGCGCTGGCGCCCGGTTTGGCGGTGCGGCTTGAAACGGCCTCCCGCGAGCACCTCTGCCGTCAGTTGCTGGAGCGCTCCCTCGATCTGGCCCTGCTCTCCGAGCCCACCAAGATCGACGAGATCGCCCTGCATCCCATCGGTGAGTTGGTGTTCGAGCTGGTGAGCCGGGATCCGGCCGCCAATGCCGACAACCTGATGCAGATGCCACACATCCACCTTGACTGGGGCACCAGCTTCGAGCCGCAGCCCAGCCGCTTGCAGAGCCTGCAAAAGACCCCGGTGCTGCACTCCAGCTCCGCCAGCATGGCGTTGCAGTTCGTGCTGGCCAACGGCGGTGCTGCCTACCTGCCGCGGCGGATGGTCAGCCCTTTCCTCGAGCAGGGGGCGCTCCATCTGGTTGAGGGGGGCCAGCCGCTGAGCCGTCCGCTCTATCTCGCCTATCTGGAGAAATCCGATCGCCGGGAGCTGATCGATCAGCTGCTGACCCTGCCACTGGGTTGGCACGACGCCGAGCTGCGCCTCAACGTCGAATAA
- a CDS encoding aquaporin family protein encodes MSIQRPNTLLGECIAEFIGTGLLIFFGVGCVAALVLAGANFGQWEISITWGLGVAIAIYVTGGISGAHLNPAVTLALMTFCGFDKRKVVPYIIAQMAGAFCFAALVYFLYGNLFTQWEVTHNVVRGSVESLGSAGIFSTYPNALLTNIQAFAVELVITAVLMLGIMALGDNNNGAPKGFAAALLIGILIAVIGASLGPLTGFAMNPARDFGPKLFAFFAGWGDVALTGGRDNPYFWVPILGPIVGAQLGTALYIKVLAPCVPGNRVAAAEQATQTTKEEAAA; translated from the coding sequence ATGAGCATACAAAGACCCAATACCCTGCTTGGCGAATGCATCGCCGAGTTTATCGGAACCGGCTTGCTGATATTTTTCGGCGTCGGTTGTGTCGCCGCTTTGGTGCTGGCAGGCGCCAACTTCGGGCAATGGGAAATCTCCATTACCTGGGGTCTGGGCGTGGCCATCGCCATCTATGTGACCGGCGGCATTTCAGGTGCCCATCTGAACCCGGCCGTGACCCTGGCGCTGATGACCTTCTGCGGGTTCGACAAGCGCAAGGTGGTGCCCTACATCATCGCCCAGATGGCCGGTGCCTTCTGCTTCGCGGCCCTTGTCTACTTCCTTTATGGTAACCTTTTCACCCAGTGGGAAGTGACCCATAACGTGGTGCGCGGCAGCGTCGAGAGCCTCGGCTCCGCCGGGATCTTCTCCACCTACCCCAATGCCCTGCTGACCAACATACAAGCCTTCGCCGTCGAGCTGGTGATCACCGCCGTCCTGATGCTGGGCATCATGGCGCTGGGTGACAACAACAACGGCGCCCCCAAAGGTTTCGCGGCCGCCCTGCTGATCGGTATCCTGATCGCGGTGATCGGCGCCTCCCTTGGCCCGTTAACCGGTTTTGCCATGAATCCGGCCCGTGACTTTGGTCCAAAACTGTTCGCGTTCTTTGCTGGCTGGGGTGATGTCGCCCTGACCGGTGGTCGTGACAACCCCTACTTCTGGGTTCCGATCCTTGGCCCCATCGTTGGCGCCCAGCTTGGTACCGCTCTGTATATCAAAGTGCTGGCTCCCTGTGTACCGGGCAACCGTGTTGCCGCCGCCGAGCAAGCTACCCAAACCACCAAAGAAGAGGCTGCCGCATAA
- a CDS encoding DUF413 domain-containing protein, with protein MSFESDKRFNDFKHFPRGLRRSGEFTVAEADSLEQYGTTMLALYQGTQAPRDDVESAFVEQVKSGVAGANPHAKVWFKYLKVIGPKRVHRLCTIVGGASEESSGGGSFDVGGGSGGGNSDESID; from the coding sequence ATGAGCTTCGAATCAGACAAGCGTTTCAACGACTTCAAACATTTTCCCCGTGGCCTGCGTCGCAGTGGTGAATTCACTGTGGCCGAAGCGGACAGTCTGGAACAGTATGGTACCACCATGCTGGCACTCTACCAGGGCACCCAGGCTCCCCGTGACGATGTCGAGTCAGCCTTCGTTGAGCAGGTCAAATCCGGCGTAGCCGGTGCCAACCCCCATGCCAAGGTGTGGTTCAAGTACCTCAAGGTGATTGGTCCCAAGCGCGTTCATCGCCTCTGCACCATCGTTGGTGGCGCCAGCGAAGAGAGCAGCGGTGGCGGCAGCTTTGATGTCGGTGGTGGCAGCGGCGGTGGCAATAGTGACGAGTCCATCGATTAA
- a CDS encoding DUF2062 domain-containing protein: MPKRLIKRWMPDQQTLKEHKHLRLFGKLLLDANLWHLNRRSAAGAFAVGLFMAWVPLPCQMLLAAGGAILCRVNLPLSVALVWLSNPFTMPPLLYGAYLVGCQLLGHSAQQIEIEFTWEWLVSVLGTVAPPLLLGSLILALLSSLIGYTLIRTFWRISTVRQWQKRKMARPC; this comes from the coding sequence ATGCCCAAACGACTCATTAAACGCTGGATGCCCGATCAACAAACCCTGAAAGAACACAAGCACTTGCGGCTGTTCGGCAAACTGCTGCTCGATGCCAACCTCTGGCACCTCAACCGCCGCTCGGCAGCCGGGGCATTTGCGGTGGGTCTGTTTATGGCCTGGGTGCCGCTCCCCTGCCAGATGCTGCTGGCCGCCGGTGGCGCCATCCTGTGCCGGGTCAATCTGCCGCTCTCGGTGGCACTGGTCTGGCTCTCCAACCCCTTTACCATGCCGCCCCTGCTCTATGGTGCCTATCTGGTCGGTTGTCAGCTGCTGGGACATTCGGCGCAGCAGATAGAGATTGAGTTCACCTGGGAGTGGCTGGTCTCGGTGCTGGGGACAGTCGCCCCGCCGCTGTTGCTGGGCTCGCTGATCCTGGCCCTGCTCAGTTCCCTTATCGGTTACACCCTGATCCGCACCTTCTGGCGGATCAGCACGGTGCGCCAGTGGCAAAAACGCAAGATGGCCCGCCCATGCTGA
- a CDS encoding DUF2062 domain-containing protein, with protein sequence MLSRWFARFKLDPDTLRQQKWFALFGERLLAPALWQGGTRALSGAVAAGIFACWFPIPMHSLIAVGLALAFSLNLPLALLAVWFNNPLTLPFMYLYAYRTGCLVLHQTPEPFHLTWTLHWLEQEAATLVPPFLLGSLLLAVLTALSGGALTALLLQLRKQWQGARHR encoded by the coding sequence ATGCTGAGTCGTTGGTTTGCCCGCTTCAAGCTCGATCCCGACACCCTGCGCCAGCAGAAGTGGTTTGCCCTGTTTGGTGAGCGACTGCTTGCCCCTGCCCTCTGGCAAGGGGGCACACGCGCCCTGAGCGGCGCGGTGGCTGCCGGGATCTTCGCCTGCTGGTTCCCCATCCCGATGCACTCGCTCATCGCAGTCGGTCTGGCGCTGGCATTCAGCCTCAACCTGCCGCTGGCGCTGCTGGCGGTCTGGTTCAACAATCCGCTGACTTTGCCGTTCATGTATCTCTACGCCTATCGCACCGGCTGTCTGGTACTGCACCAGACGCCGGAGCCTTTCCACCTTACCTGGACCCTCCATTGGCTGGAGCAGGAAGCGGCCACCCTGGTGCCTCCCTTCCTGCTCGGCAGCCTGCTGCTGGCGGTGCTCACCGCCCTGAGCGGCGGCGCCCTGACCGCGCTGCTGCTGCAACTGCGCAAACAGTGGCAAGGCGCCCGCCACCGCTGA
- a CDS encoding LysR substrate-binding domain-containing protein yields the protein MKTHSDELTLFVAVVEAGSFRQAAENLGMDNSVVSRGIKRLEEKLATVLLNRTTRRVSLTEEGSWFYLRAVKILTEMSEAEGHLLMRREQPEGVLRVDAATPFILHRLVPIIGEFRRRYPAIELQLHSSEGFINLMERRVDMAIRIGELTDSSLRALPLGRSRLRLLASPAYLSERGTPRQPADLLRGHELLGFLHPDHLNHWPLLSAELGDRFVITPSLRASSGETLRQLALRGEGIVCLSDFMTGPDRASGALVEVLARSNSGASRPINAVYYSDAQRDIRLRVWLDFLKEQLGSQML from the coding sequence ATGAAGACCCATTCTGATGAACTGACCCTGTTTGTGGCGGTGGTGGAGGCGGGCAGTTTTCGCCAAGCGGCGGAGAACCTCGGCATGGATAACTCGGTGGTGAGCCGCGGTATCAAGCGGCTGGAGGAGAAGCTCGCCACCGTGCTGCTCAATCGCACCACGCGTCGGGTCAGTCTGACCGAGGAGGGGAGCTGGTTCTATCTGCGGGCGGTGAAGATCCTGACCGAGATGAGCGAGGCGGAGGGGCATCTGCTGATGCGCCGGGAACAACCCGAAGGGGTGTTGAGAGTCGATGCCGCCACCCCGTTTATCCTGCACCGGCTGGTGCCGATCATCGGCGAGTTTCGCCGTCGCTACCCCGCCATCGAGCTGCAACTGCATAGCTCGGAGGGCTTTATCAATCTGATGGAGCGGCGGGTTGACATGGCCATTCGCATCGGCGAGCTGACGGACTCCTCTTTGCGTGCGTTGCCGCTGGGCCGTTCGCGGTTGCGGCTGCTGGCTTCCCCCGCTTATTTAAGCGAGCGCGGCACCCCGCGCCAACCGGCGGATCTGCTGAGAGGCCACGAGCTGCTCGGTTTTTTGCATCCCGATCACCTCAACCACTGGCCGCTGCTCAGTGCCGAACTGGGGGATCGCTTTGTCATCACCCCCAGCCTGCGCGCCAGCAGCGGCGAAACCTTGCGCCAGCTGGCGTTGCGCGGGGAGGGGATCGTCTGTCTGTCGGACTTTATGACCGGGCCGGATCGAGCGAGCGGGGCGCTGGTGGAGGTGCTGGCCCGTAGCAACAGCGGCGCTTCGCGCCCCATCAATGCGGTGTACTACTCCGATGCCCAGCGGGATATCCGGCTGCGAGTCTGGCTCGATTTCCTTAAAGAACAGCTCGGCAGTCAGATGCTCTAG
- the glpD gene encoding glycerol-3-phosphate dehydrogenase produces MSEHYDLVVVGGGINGVGIAADAAGRGLKVALFEAQDLASATSSNSSKLIHGGLRYLEHYEFRLVKEALAEREVLLGMAPHIARPMRFRLPHRPHLRPAWMIRAGLFLYDNLAKRDKLKGSCGVRFLPQDGLTAGINKGFEYSDAWVDDARLVVLNAIMARDKGADVQTRTRCIKAVRGSKHWTLTLEREGGEQFTVTCRGLVNAAGPWVKTFYDESLNEKSPRGIRLIKGSHMIVPRIHEREEAYILQNEDNRIVFVIPYQQDYSLIGTTDVEHHGSPREAKISEAEINYLCKVVNAHFTRQIAPKDVIWTYAGVRPLCDDESDSPQAVTRDYTLELSGESDGAPLLSVFGGKLTTYRKLAQAACNKLKPWFSQMGDDWTATSRLPGGEFDCSVRELARAFALEFDWLDDRSALRIAEAYGAHARLWLKEDRGIHFGGGLYESEVRYLIEREWACSRDDILWRRSKLGLRLNESEQQMLHIWLDQYHCALRKAS; encoded by the coding sequence ATGAGCGAACATTATGATCTGGTCGTCGTCGGTGGCGGCATCAACGGGGTCGGCATCGCAGCCGATGCGGCAGGACGGGGTCTGAAGGTTGCCCTGTTTGAGGCGCAAGATCTCGCCTCTGCCACCTCGTCCAACTCCAGCAAGCTGATCCATGGCGGTTTGCGCTATCTCGAACATTACGAATTCCGGCTGGTGAAAGAGGCGTTGGCGGAGCGTGAGGTGCTGCTCGGTATGGCGCCTCACATCGCTCGTCCCATGCGCTTTCGCTTGCCGCATCGTCCGCACCTGCGTCCGGCCTGGATGATCCGTGCCGGTCTGTTCCTGTATGACAATCTGGCCAAGCGCGACAAGCTCAAGGGGAGCTGCGGTGTGCGCTTCCTGCCGCAAGATGGCCTCACCGCCGGTATCAACAAGGGGTTTGAGTATTCGGACGCCTGGGTCGACGATGCCCGGCTGGTGGTGCTCAATGCCATAATGGCCCGTGACAAGGGCGCCGACGTGCAGACCCGCACCCGTTGCATCAAGGCGGTGCGCGGTTCCAAACACTGGACGCTCACTTTGGAGCGGGAAGGGGGCGAGCAGTTCACCGTCACCTGCCGTGGTCTGGTCAATGCGGCCGGCCCCTGGGTCAAGACCTTCTATGACGAAAGCCTGAACGAAAAATCTCCCCGTGGCATTCGCCTTATTAAAGGCAGCCACATGATAGTGCCGCGCATCCATGAGCGCGAAGAGGCCTATATCCTGCAAAACGAGGACAATCGCATCGTCTTCGTCATCCCTTATCAGCAGGACTATTCCCTCATTGGCACCACCGATGTGGAGCACCACGGCAGCCCGCGGGAAGCGAAGATCAGCGAGGCCGAGATCAATTACCTGTGCAAGGTGGTCAACGCTCACTTCACTCGCCAGATCGCCCCGAAAGATGTGATCTGGACCTATGCCGGGGTGCGTCCGCTCTGTGATGACGAATCAGATTCACCGCAGGCGGTGACTCGTGACTACACCCTCGAACTGTCTGGCGAATCGGACGGCGCGCCGCTGCTCTCGGTATTTGGCGGCAAGCTCACCACCTATCGCAAGCTGGCTCAGGCCGCCTGCAACAAGCTCAAGCCCTGGTTCAGCCAGATGGGGGATGACTGGACGGCGACCAGCCGTCTGCCCGGTGGCGAGTTTGACTGCTCGGTACGCGAGCTGGCGCGCGCCTTTGCGCTGGAGTTTGACTGGCTCGATGATCGCAGCGCCCTGCGCATTGCCGAAGCCTATGGCGCCCATGCCCGTCTCTGGCTGAAAGAGGATCGCGGCATTCACTTCGGTGGTGGCCTGTACGAGTCGGAAGTGCGCTATCTCATCGAGCGGGAGTGGGCCTGTTCACGGGACGATATCCTCTGGCGCCGTAGCAAGCTGGGGCTGCGCCTGAACGAGTCAGAGCAGCAGATGCTGCACATCTGGCTCGACCAATATCACTGCGCTCTGCGCAAGGCGAGCTGA
- a CDS encoding DeoR/GlpR family transcriptional regulator, with translation MKQTQRHLEILDVLTRQGFVSTDDLVTHFDVSPQTIRRDLNDLAEQNKIRRHHGGASLHSSTVNTAYSARKVMQLKEKERIAREVAANIPDCSSLFIDIGTTTEAIARALLDHRELRIVTNNLNVASILTAKDDFTVIIAGGEIRNRDGGIVGEATRDFIGQFRMDYGVIGISGIDNDGSLLDFDYHEVKIAQAIIAHSRQVFLAADHTKFGRNAMVNLGNLNQIHALFTDQEPPEKLTRLMAQHQIACHIC, from the coding sequence GTGAAGCAAACCCAACGACATCTGGAGATCCTGGACGTCCTGACGCGGCAGGGATTTGTCTCGACCGACGATCTGGTGACCCACTTTGACGTCAGTCCCCAGACCATTCGCCGGGATCTGAACGATCTCGCCGAACAGAACAAGATCCGGCGCCATCATGGCGGTGCCTCCCTGCATTCGAGTACCGTCAATACCGCCTACAGCGCCCGTAAAGTGATGCAACTCAAGGAGAAAGAGCGCATCGCCCGCGAGGTCGCGGCCAATATCCCCGACTGTTCCTCGCTGTTTATCGACATCGGTACTACTACCGAGGCGATCGCCCGTGCCCTGCTCGATCACCGCGAGCTGCGCATCGTCACCAACAACCTCAACGTGGCCAGCATCCTGACGGCCAAGGATGACTTCACCGTCATCATCGCCGGTGGCGAGATCCGCAACCGCGATGGCGGTATCGTGGGGGAGGCGACCCGCGACTTTATCGGTCAGTTTCGCATGGACTATGGCGTCATCGGGATTTCGGGGATCGACAACGACGGCTCCCTGCTTGATTTCGACTATCACGAGGTGAAGATCGCCCAAGCCATCATCGCTCACTCCCGTCAGGTGTTCCTGGCCGCCGACCACACCAAGTTCGGTCGCAATGCCATGGTCAATCTGGGCAATCTCAACCAGATCCACGCGCTCTTTACCGATCAGGAGCCACCGGAAAAGCTGACGCGATTGATGGCGCAACACCAGATAGCCTGCCACATCTGCTGA
- the glpK gene encoding glycerol kinase GlpK yields MSAEKKYVVALDQGTTSSRAIVFDQDANIVGTSQREFTQHYPKAGWVEHDPMEIWATQSSVFTEVLAKTGLRSEEIAAIGITNQRETTVVWEKATGKPIYNAIVWQCRRTAAICEELKARGLEEYVRENTGLVLDAYFSGTKVKWILDNVEGAREKAMNGELLFGTIDTWLVWKMTNGEVHVTDPTNASRTMLYNIRDLKWDEKMLDELGIPMSMLPEVKPSSEVYGYTTRGGGSRIPIAGIAGDQQSALFGQLCFEKGMAKNTYGTGCFMLMNTGTEPVRSNNGLLTTVAIGPKGEVNYALEGAVFMGGATIQWLRDELKIIHDARDTDYFASKVGDTNGVYLVPAFVGLGAPYWDPYARGTMVGLTRGANRNHIIRAALESIAYQSRDVLDAMQQDSGIKLAALKVDGGAVANDFLMQFQADMMHTPVVRPTRIETTAMGAAFLAGLAVGFWKSSDELEDKFSVDREFIPQMDRDDRAKRYSGWQKAVERSRRWAEEE; encoded by the coding sequence ATGTCTGCTGAAAAGAAATATGTCGTCGCTCTGGACCAGGGAACCACCTCCTCCCGCGCCATCGTGTTTGATCAGGATGCCAACATTGTCGGCACCTCCCAGCGCGAATTCACCCAACACTACCCGAAAGCGGGCTGGGTAGAGCACGACCCGATGGAGATCTGGGCGACCCAATCTTCCGTCTTTACCGAAGTGCTGGCCAAGACTGGCCTGCGTAGCGAAGAGATCGCCGCCATCGGTATCACCAACCAGCGTGAAACCACCGTTGTCTGGGAAAAAGCCACCGGCAAGCCCATCTACAACGCCATCGTCTGGCAGTGCCGCCGCACCGCCGCCATCTGCGAAGAGCTGAAAGCACGCGGTCTGGAAGAGTATGTTCGCGAGAACACCGGTCTGGTGCTGGATGCCTACTTCTCCGGTACCAAGGTGAAGTGGATCCTCGACAATGTGGAAGGTGCCCGCGAGAAGGCGATGAACGGCGAGCTGCTGTTCGGCACCATCGACACCTGGCTGGTCTGGAAGATGACCAATGGCGAAGTGCATGTCACCGACCCGACCAACGCCTCCCGTACCATGCTCTACAACATCCGCGACCTGAAGTGGGACGAGAAGATGCTGGACGAGCTGGGCATCCCGATGTCCATGCTGCCGGAAGTGAAACCCTCTTCCGAAGTGTACGGCTACACCACCCGTGGCGGCGGCTCCCGCATCCCCATCGCCGGTATTGCCGGTGACCAGCAGTCTGCCCTGTTTGGTCAGCTCTGCTTTGAAAAAGGGATGGCCAAGAACACCTACGGCACCGGCTGCTTCATGCTGATGAACACCGGCACCGAACCGGTTCGCTCCAATAACGGCCTGCTGACCACCGTCGCCATCGGCCCGAAAGGGGAAGTGAACTACGCGCTGGAAGGTGCGGTGTTTATGGGTGGCGCCACCATCCAGTGGCTACGTGACGAGCTGAAGATCATTCACGACGCCCGCGATACCGACTACTTCGCCTCCAAGGTGGGTGACACCAACGGCGTCTATCTGGTACCGGCCTTCGTCGGTCTGGGCGCGCCCTACTGGGATCCGTATGCTCGCGGCACCATGGTCGGTCTGACCCGTGGCGCGAACCGCAACCACATCATCCGTGCCGCGCTGGAATCCATCGCCTATCAGAGCCGCGATGTGCTGGATGCGATGCAGCAGGACTCCGGCATCAAGCTGGCAGCCCTCAAGGTAGACGGCGGCGCCGTGGCCAACGACTTCCTGATGCAGTTCCAGGCTGACATGATGCACACTCCGGTGGTACGTCCGACTCGCATCGAGACCACCGCCATGGGCGCCGCCTTCCTGGCGGGTCTGGCAGTCGGCTTCTGGAAGAGCTCCGACGAGCTGGAAGACAAGTTCAGCGTGGACCGCGAGTTCATCCCGCAGATGGACAGAGACGATCGCGCCAAACGCTACAGCGGCTGGCAAAAAGCGGTTGAGCGTTCACGCCGTTGGGCTGAAGAGGAGTGA
- the eco gene encoding serine protease inhibitor ecotin → MKTVLRFSLLGALLLGGHAFAAEPKKFDISMFPAADVNQERVVIRLPEVEKEADMMVELQVGKKMMVDCNVPRFAGNLEQHSVKGWGYNYLQLGKVSDPISTLMACPDNQQKEAFVQIYGQGFFVNYNSKLPFVIYVPQEYEVRYRLWRADNLAQPAMIE, encoded by the coding sequence ATGAAAACCGTATTGCGTTTTAGCCTGCTGGGCGCCTTGTTGTTGGGTGGCCATGCCTTCGCCGCCGAGCCGAAAAAATTTGATATCAGCATGTTCCCAGCTGCTGACGTGAATCAGGAACGTGTGGTGATCCGCCTGCCTGAAGTCGAGAAAGAGGCCGACATGATGGTCGAGCTGCAGGTCGGCAAAAAGATGATGGTTGATTGCAACGTACCGCGTTTTGCAGGCAACCTGGAACAGCACAGCGTCAAAGGCTGGGGCTACAACTATCTGCAACTGGGCAAGGTCTCCGATCCCATCAGCACCCTGATGGCTTGCCCGGATAACCAGCAGAAAGAGGCCTTCGTCCAGATCTACGGTCAGGGCTTTTTCGTCAACTACAACTCAAAACTGCCGTTCGTGATCTACGTGCCGCAGGAGTATGAAGTGCGCTACCGTCTGTGGCGTGCCGACAACCTGGCCCAACCGGCCATGATTGAGTAA
- a CDS encoding aspartate/tyrosine/aromatic aminotransferase codes for MFEKVVAAPADPILGLTEAFRADSRSHKINLGVGIYKDESGATPILHCVKKAEQKLLTDEKTKNYLGIEGNIEYGRIVQQLLFGQHSALVASGRAKTAQAPGGTGALRIAAEFVVRNGLAKTIWISDPTWANHVSVFQAAGLTVKWYKYYDAATKGLDFAAMQASLADVQPGELVLLHGCCHNPTGIDPTAEQWRALAKQSAAAGWLPLFDFAYQGFARGIEEDAEGLRIFAECHDELLVASSFSKNFGLYNERVGAFTLVSATKEIADVAFTQVKTVIRANYSNPPSHGAAVVTAVVSDPALYAEWVEEVAAMRVRIREMRELLVEKLAALGVSQDFSFIREQNGMFSFSGLSKDQVEQLKSEFAIYIVGSGRISVAGITRANIDPLCEAIAKVL; via the coding sequence ATGTTTGAAAAGGTTGTTGCCGCCCCAGCGGATCCGATCCTGGGCCTGACCGAAGCCTTCCGTGCTGACTCTCGCAGCCACAAGATCAATCTGGGCGTAGGGATCTACAAGGACGAGTCCGGTGCCACCCCCATTCTTCACTGCGTCAAGAAAGCCGAGCAGAAGCTGCTGACCGACGAGAAGACCAAGAACTACCTCGGTATTGAAGGCAATATCGAATATGGCCGCATCGTGCAGCAACTGTTGTTCGGGCAGCACTCTGCGCTGGTTGCCAGCGGCCGCGCCAAGACCGCGCAAGCGCCGGGCGGTACCGGTGCCCTGCGTATCGCGGCCGAATTCGTGGTGCGCAACGGTCTGGCCAAGACCATCTGGATCTCCGATCCCACCTGGGCTAACCACGTCAGCGTATTCCAGGCCGCGGGCCTGACCGTCAAGTGGTACAAGTATTACGATGCCGCCACCAAGGGGCTCGACTTTGCCGCCATGCAGGCTTCGCTGGCCGACGTGCAGCCGGGTGAGCTGGTGCTGCTGCACGGCTGCTGCCACAACCCGACCGGTATCGATCCCACTGCCGAACAGTGGCGCGCGCTGGCCAAGCAGAGTGCTGCCGCCGGCTGGTTGCCGCTGTTTGACTTCGCCTATCAGGGTTTTGCCCGTGGTATCGAAGAGGATGCCGAAGGTCTGCGTATCTTCGCCGAATGCCATGACGAACTGCTGGTGGCGAGCTCTTTCTCCAAGAACTTCGGCCTCTACAACGAGCGGGTCGGCGCCTTCACCCTGGTCAGCGCGACCAAAGAGATCGCCGACGTGGCCTTCACTCAGGTCAAGACCGTGATCCGTGCCAACTACTCCAACCCGCCGTCACACGGTGCGGCTGTGGTCACCGCCGTGGTGAGCGATCCGGCTCTCTATGCCGAGTGGGTCGAAGAAGTGGCTGCCATGCGGGTGCGTATTCGCGAGATGCGCGAACTGCTGGTAGAGAAGCTGGCGGCCCTCGGCGTGAGCCAGGATTTCAGCTTTATCCGCGAGCAAAACGGCATGTTCTCCTTCTCCGGTCTCTCCAAGGATCAGGTTGAACAGCTCAAGAGCGAGTTTGCTATCTATATCGTCGGCTCCGGCCGGATCAGCGTGGCCGGGATCACCCGTGCCAACATCGATCCCCTGTGCGAGGCCATCGCCAAGGTGCTGTAA